The Leptolyngbya sp. 'hensonii' genome has a segment encoding these proteins:
- a CDS encoding glycosyltransferase family 39 protein, with amino-acid sequence MHSPVIGSFLAFPVIYWLCLELFSSPLVGGLAMALVAVSPINLRYAQEVRQYSLWTTLILLSCATIFRAIRQPTKLNWGVYSLVITIGLYCHLLTGLVIITHGIYILTLERLRLTKVVIAYLVSSSIAIAVTFPWLWIVWQNRDIIAQTTKYSTHSLPFTLLVQFWSVSLDRVFLAWHFNYNPIFIYLTIPVGLLVIYGFYFVCRHASRRTWYFILVLIGTIILPFLLPDLIWGGRRSTYERYFLACYVSIDVIIAYLLASKLTQQFQHKFQQYFWRFITVCILSGGLLSCILGVFSPTWWGWSEFDVEIAQITNSVSQPLIISDVPFSGIVPFCHEVKSSTKFILLSDPKSLQIPENFNHVFLYNPSDSLLSVVERGERGSLKSALIYQFRDSMTKLAISLYQLSPLQSF; translated from the coding sequence ATGCACTCACCTGTCATTGGTAGTTTCTTAGCATTCCCAGTTATTTATTGGCTATGTTTAGAGCTTTTTTCATCTCCCTTAGTCGGCGGGCTAGCAATGGCTTTGGTTGCAGTTTCTCCAATTAATCTTAGATATGCCCAAGAAGTACGCCAATACAGCCTATGGACAACTCTTATTTTGTTGTCTTGTGCTACAATATTCCGTGCCATACGTCAACCCACGAAATTAAATTGGGGAGTGTATTCTTTAGTAATTACAATTGGGCTTTACTGCCATTTATTAACAGGGTTGGTTATTATTACTCATGGAATTTACATCTTAACTTTAGAACGATTGCGTTTAACTAAAGTAGTTATTGCCTATCTGGTTTCATCATCGATCGCTATTGCAGTCACTTTTCCTTGGTTATGGATAGTTTGGCAAAATCGAGATATTATAGCCCAGACAACTAAGTATTCTACTCATTCATTGCCATTTACACTTTTAGTGCAGTTCTGGAGTGTTTCACTCGATCGAGTTTTTCTAGCATGGCATTTTAATTACAATCCTATATTTATTTACCTAACGATTCCAGTTGGATTGCTAGTAATCTATGGATTCTACTTTGTCTGTCGCCATGCTTCCAGGAGAACTTGGTATTTCATTTTAGTGTTGATAGGGACTATCATCTTACCTTTTTTGTTACCCGATTTAATCTGGGGAGGTCGGCGTTCCACATATGAACGCTATTTCTTAGCTTGCTATGTCAGTATTGATGTGATAATTGCTTATCTGCTAGCATCAAAACTGACGCAACAATTTCAGCATAAATTTCAGCAATACTTCTGGCGTTTTATTACAGTCTGTATACTTTCGGGCGGGCTCTTATCTTGTATATTAGGTGTCTTCTCGCCTACCTGGTGGGGATGGTCAGAATTCGATGTAGAAATTGCACAAATCACAAATTCAGTGAGTCAACCACTCATTATTTCTGATGTCCCTTTTAGTGGAATTGTGCCTTTCTGCCATGAAGTGAAATCAAGTACCAAGTTCATCCTCCTATCAGATCCAAAGTCACTGCAAATTCCTGAAAACTTCAACCATGTTTTCTTATACAACCCTAGCGATAGCCTTCTATCTGTAGTGGAACGAGGTGAACGAGGTAGCCTCAAGTCAGCTTTGATTTATCAATTTAGAGACTCTATGACAAAGTTAGCGATTTCTCTGTATCAACTTAGCCCTCTTCAATCCTTCTAG
- a CDS encoding IS701 family transposase, which translates to MVTPRKARPTLRFVDEYCELYADLFPEVRSFEAFKYLHIGMISDLKRKSLPAIAKAVGLGHEQGLHNLLTESPWSVSRLRQRRLKLLLELTQKQPMILLIDETGDCKKGDRTDYVKRQYIGNVGKRENGIVVVTAYGLFKGMILPLCFDVYKPRERLKPGEGYQTKPQIAATMMRELIAMGFQFDLVLADSLYGESECNFISTLVSLKLPYIVAIRSNHGVWLPQDQEVTAEPWQKFTRTFSNGETEVRYRREIIYGTRRSVRYWELTTDPKTLPDNSTVFVMSNAPAIKLDEIGDAYGERTWVEYGLKQSKDALGWADFRVTNYKQIERWWEIVMSAFTMVSLFADAFNRECPLSQQVFKQHPWWDNQRGWKNLLNNLRLVIEPWIAFNHLKPCFIPTLEQGFTRLIERMQQFYCPVIHDLLLRRILFNSA; encoded by the coding sequence ATGGTTACGCCTCGTAAAGCTCGTCCAACGCTCCGATTCGTCGATGAGTATTGTGAACTGTATGCTGACTTATTCCCAGAGGTGCGGAGCTTTGAAGCATTCAAATATCTGCATATCGGGATGATCTCAGATCTCAAACGCAAGTCTTTGCCAGCCATTGCCAAAGCCGTTGGATTAGGTCATGAACAAGGTTTGCACAATCTGTTGACAGAGTCTCCCTGGTCAGTGAGTCGGTTGCGGCAGCGTCGCTTGAAACTGCTGCTGGAATTGACTCAGAAACAACCGATGATCCTGTTAATTGATGAAACCGGAGATTGTAAAAAGGGGGATAGGACGGATTATGTGAAACGACAATACATTGGCAATGTCGGCAAACGAGAGAATGGCATTGTGGTCGTCACCGCTTACGGGTTATTCAAGGGCATGATTTTACCATTGTGCTTTGATGTGTACAAGCCGAGAGAGCGACTCAAGCCTGGAGAAGGCTACCAGACGAAACCGCAAATTGCTGCCACGATGATGCGTGAGTTGATTGCTATGGGATTTCAGTTTGACCTGGTGTTAGCCGATAGTTTGTATGGGGAGAGTGAGTGTAACTTTATCTCAACGCTGGTTTCGCTCAAGTTGCCTTACATTGTTGCGATTCGCTCGAATCATGGGGTCTGGTTGCCGCAAGACCAGGAGGTAACGGCAGAGCCCTGGCAGAAATTCACCCGTACCTTTAGTAACGGCGAAACCGAAGTGCGCTATCGGCGGGAGATCATTTATGGTACTCGGCGCAGTGTCCGTTACTGGGAGTTGACCACTGACCCGAAAACGTTACCGGACAATTCAACCGTGTTTGTGATGAGCAATGCGCCTGCCATCAAGCTCGATGAAATTGGCGATGCCTATGGTGAGCGCACCTGGGTAGAATATGGACTTAAGCAAAGCAAAGATGCCTTGGGTTGGGCGGATTTCCGGGTGACGAATTACAAGCAGATTGAACGCTGGTGGGAAATCGTCATGAGTGCGTTCACGATGGTCAGTTTGTTTGCCGATGCCTTCAATCGAGAGTGTCCTTTATCTCAGCAAGTCTTCAAGCAGCATCCCTGGTGGGACAACCAACGGGGTTGGAAAAATCTACTCAATAATTTGCGTTTGGTGATTGAACCGTGGATTGCCTTTAACCACCTCAAACCGTGTTTCATTCCCACTCTGGAGCAAGGATTCACCCGATTGATTGAGCGAATGCAGCAGTTTTACTGCCCTGTAATTCACGATCTGCTCCTGCGTCGCATCCTATTTAACTCTGCTTAA
- a CDS encoding nucleotidyltransferase domain-containing protein → MRKLSLFGSVLRGDFKPDSDIDVLVEFEPGKTPGFAIVTMQQELSELLGGRAVDLRTPQELSRYIRVLAEALVLVVHD, encoded by the coding sequence ATTCGTAAGTTGTCCTTATTCGGCTCTGTTCTGCGAGGTGATTTCAAGCCCGATAGTGATATTGATGTCCTGGTCGAATTTGAGCCAGGGAAAACACCCGGTTTTGCCATTGTGACCATGCAGCAAGAACTATCGGAACTCTTGGGCGGGCGAGCCGTGGATCTACGCACGCCACAAGAACTCAGCCGCTATATTCGTGTCCTCGCTGAAGCACTGGTGCTGGTTGTCCATGATTGA
- a CDS encoding element excision factor XisH family protein — translation MPSLDIYHDTVRQALTKDGWVITHDPLHLRWGRKDMYVDLGAKRLLMATRAEEKIAVEVKSFVSASEMEAFRDAIGQYAIYRAVMRRTYPDYILYLAVTDVVFNSLFEEPIGQLMIEDENLKLIVFDAKQEVILQWKN, via the coding sequence ATGCCATCCCTGGATATCTACCACGATACTGTCAGACAAGCCCTAACCAAAGATGGCTGGGTAATTACCCACGATCCACTTCATTTGCGTTGGGGACGCAAAGATATGTATGTTGATCTGGGCGCAAAACGCCTGCTTATGGCGACACGTGCTGAAGAAAAAATTGCAGTTGAGGTCAAAAGCTTCGTCAGTGCCTCTGAGATGGAAGCCTTCCGGGATGCCATTGGACAATATGCCATCTATCGTGCGGTCATGCGACGAACCTACCCGGACTATATCCTTTACCTGGCTGTAACCGATGTCGTGTTTAACTCCCTATTCGAGGAACCCATTGGTCAACTGATGATCGAAGATGAAAATCTGAAACTCATTGTATTTGACGCTAAGCAAGAGGTGATTCTGCAATGGAAAAACTAG
- a CDS encoding XisI protein, whose translation MEKLDQYRQIIKDILMPYTQIPYSHGELICKPVFDETHDSYILITLGWDNKTRVHGCLIHLDIIDGKIWVQRDETEDGITYELVDAGVPKDQIVLGFHPVEVRPHTGYAVT comes from the coding sequence ATGGAAAAACTAGACCAGTACCGCCAAATCATCAAAGACATTTTGATGCCCTATACGCAAATCCCCTACTCCCATGGGGAACTCATCTGCAAACCTGTCTTCGATGAAACCCACGATAGTTATATTCTGATCACCCTCGGATGGGACAACAAAACCCGCGTCCACGGTTGTCTCATTCATCTTGATATTATTGATGGCAAAATCTGGGTACAACGCGATGAGACTGAAGATGGTATCACCTACGAACTGGTCGATGCGGGTGTCCCTAAAGATCAGATCGTGTTAGGGTTTCATCCAGTCGAGGTTCGTCCACACACAGGCTATGCTGTAACCTGA
- a CDS encoding nucleotidyltransferase family protein, translating into MKTKEEILQVLAQQKPWLLETYQIDRLGIFGSYARGQQTETSDLDILVDYVQPPTLWKLVELRDYLSQLVALKVDLVTTNGLKPRLRDRVLSEVIYL; encoded by the coding sequence ATGAAAACGAAAGAGGAAATTCTTCAGGTATTAGCCCAGCAAAAGCCCTGGCTGCTGGAAACCTATCAAATTGACAGGTTAGGCATTTTTGGTTCCTATGCCAGAGGACAACAGACTGAAACCAGTGATTTAGATATTTTGGTGGATTACGTTCAACCCCCTACCCTGTGGAAATTAGTGGAGTTAAGAGATTATTTGAGCCAGCTCGTTGCGCTCAAAGTCGATCTTGTGACAACGAATGGACTGAAACCTCGTTTGCGCGATCGGGTTTTATCTGAGGTGATCTATCTCTAA
- a CDS encoding DUF86 domain-containing protein, with amino-acid sequence MERNYSDFLQDILDVIAEIESFTAGVDFQSFQANREKSLAVVKLLEIIGEAVKKIPISKRQNYPEIPWKSVAGMKDILVHEYWQVDTAVVWTTVRDSLPSLKRVIINMLEDEASDR; translated from the coding sequence ATGGAACGCAACTATTCCGATTTTCTACAAGATATTCTGGACGTGATCGCTGAGATTGAGTCTTTTACAGCAGGTGTGGATTTTCAGTCATTTCAAGCGAATCGAGAAAAAAGTCTGGCCGTTGTTAAATTACTCGAAATTATTGGAGAAGCCGTTAAGAAAATACCGATCTCTAAGCGCCAAAACTACCCAGAGATTCCCTGGAAATCTGTTGCTGGCATGAAAGATATTTTGGTGCATGAGTATTGGCAAGTTGACACAGCAGTGGTTTGGACAACGGTACGAGACTCGCTGCCATCGCTCAAAAGAGTGATCATAAATATGTTGGAGGACGAAGCAAGCGATCGATAA
- a CDS encoding CU044_2847 family protein: MHSIEATETSSSVSSGQPQFSDPNNPKRGLFPPEPTQQITQNFQAIEGTVRAYTAYTLRAFKNLAIAEVSEVELKFGVSVDVRTGVPYIADGKADCNLNITVKCLFPKKSGE; this comes from the coding sequence ATGCACTCCATTGAAGCGACTGAAACCAGTTCATCCGTCAGTAGTGGTCAGCCACAGTTCTCTGATCCCAACAACCCAAAACGTGGTCTTTTCCCACCCGAACCCACTCAACAAATCACCCAAAACTTCCAGGCAATTGAGGGTACTGTTAGAGCTTACACCGCTTATACTTTGAGAGCTTTTAAGAATCTGGCGATCGCTGAAGTCAGCGAAGTTGAACTCAAATTTGGGGTCAGCGTTGATGTCCGCACTGGCGTGCCATATATTGCCGACGGCAAAGCAGATTGTAACTTGAACATTACAGTGAAGTGCTTGTTTCCAAAGAAGTCTGGAGAATAG
- a CDS encoding helix-turn-helix transcriptional regulator has translation MTEEIGVQASSGNVFADLSLENADELLVKAELARRISNIITAQQMTQIEAAEALGIDQPKISALINGKLAGFSTARLFRFLNALGRDVEIVVKPKSHAQAQTRVVAS, from the coding sequence ATGACTGAAGAAATTGGAGTACAAGCCAGCAGTGGCAACGTATTTGCAGATTTGAGTTTGGAAAATGCTGATGAATTGCTGGTTAAAGCAGAACTTGCTCGGCGGATCAGTAATATTATTACGGCTCAACAAATGACTCAGATTGAGGCAGCAGAGGCGTTAGGAATTGACCAACCAAAAATCTCCGCATTAATCAATGGAAAACTAGCAGGCTTTTCGACCGCACGATTGTTTCGCTTTCTTAATGCTTTAGGGCGAGATGTGGAAATTGTAGTGAAACCTAAATCTCACGCACAAGCTCAAACGCGCGTTGTTGCTTCGTGA
- a CDS encoding type II toxin-antitoxin system RelE/ParE family toxin gives MNASPKPVEWVGTSLDDLKDFPEDVRQTVGYALYLAQCGEKHPSAKPLKGFKGAGVLEVVEDFDGDTYRAVYTVKLAGVVYVLHAFQKKSKQGIATPKQDIDLIEARLKRAKEHYSQNYSKHQGE, from the coding sequence ATGAATGCATCACCAAAGCCAGTTGAATGGGTCGGAACTTCTTTGGATGATTTGAAGGATTTCCCAGAGGACGTGCGGCAAACCGTTGGGTACGCCTTGTACTTAGCTCAATGTGGCGAAAAGCATCCCTCAGCCAAGCCCCTCAAAGGATTTAAGGGAGCCGGAGTACTGGAAGTTGTCGAAGATTTTGACGGAGATACTTATCGAGCCGTCTACACGGTAAAACTGGCTGGAGTGGTCTACGTCTTACATGCTTTTCAGAAGAAATCAAAGCAAGGTATTGCTACTCCTAAGCAGGACATTGATCTAATCGAAGCAAGACTGAAACGAGCCAAAGAGCACTACTCGCAAAATTACAGCAAACACCAGGGAGAGTAA
- a CDS encoding tetratricopeptide repeat protein — MKRRNQTLQSRAVLAALLLSVPGGVVNAQVTGPDQMLAQVSQETKVPTQRVDWTLNQMLVLFNLLLGVLVILLAGSVGTVWFLRRAIIRELAARVKEQVKEIGELQEQVARIREDADGVLRDVEEIVEGAEQDAEALQQEIKQEREHIARLVSELGQVKGQIISEMETQLKTSKPVLEKLELEFIDQLAELKASTQEQQKKMVHKLLESEQDFATQLTGLQATAQSQQTSLLESLDRLKAGFVVRLDELQPAALERRDQVIEKLERAEQDFRTLLSELQTQVQRQQELTLENLEQLKTDFTPQLAELRSAVQHKQERVLQKLDHSEAEFADRLLALQTEMQDQRQQVAARLEQGAVEFTEQLAELKSVVQRHKDSILNSLDRMKENFAPDLSALEQESHDRVAQKRDAVLEKLTQGEQEFAAQLEKLRTSTAGQQQTLLQKLEQLDAEFATHLAELQGAAQAQKEQILQQLATASPVSEEFVAELQQQVQMLLGQIDFLKSAHPRLFVTVDSYLTQGNSLLLENRYQEAISQYDQAIDLQPENPAIWYQRGLALQKLQQHANALHSFERALKFQPQEPKTWLSLGLTLGKLRRYEEAIKAYDKALELKRDYAEAWVNRGVALGLLQRHEDAFDSFDKAVQFHPEDATAWFNRGLALEELARFKDAIESFDEVLDLKPDSFKAWEKRGKALVQLGRDREAIASFDKALELQPDHAGAFYGKAICYALRNQVDPALESLERAISLDQDYQETARTDPAFEELRDDRAFRRLMGK, encoded by the coding sequence ATGAAACGCCGGAATCAAACCTTGCAGAGTCGTGCTGTTCTGGCTGCCCTGTTGTTGTCTGTTCCGGGCGGAGTGGTGAACGCTCAGGTGACAGGTCCAGATCAGATGCTGGCCCAGGTGAGTCAAGAGACAAAGGTACCGACCCAGCGGGTCGATTGGACCCTAAATCAGATGCTGGTCCTGTTCAATCTTCTGCTGGGCGTGTTGGTCATCCTGCTAGCCGGGAGTGTGGGCACGGTCTGGTTTTTGCGGCGAGCAATTATTCGTGAACTGGCTGCCCGAGTCAAAGAACAGGTGAAGGAGATCGGTGAGTTGCAGGAGCAAGTAGCCCGGATTCGGGAGGATGCGGATGGGGTGCTCCGGGATGTGGAAGAGATTGTGGAGGGGGCTGAACAGGACGCGGAAGCCCTGCAACAGGAGATCAAGCAGGAACGGGAGCATATCGCCCGTCTAGTATCTGAGTTGGGGCAGGTGAAGGGGCAAATCATCTCAGAAATGGAAACTCAGCTCAAAACGTCTAAGCCTGTCCTGGAAAAGCTGGAACTGGAGTTCATCGACCAATTGGCAGAGCTGAAAGCCAGCACCCAGGAACAGCAGAAGAAAATGGTCCATAAGCTGCTGGAGTCGGAACAGGATTTTGCCACCCAATTGACAGGATTACAAGCTACCGCCCAAAGCCAACAAACGTCCCTACTGGAAAGCCTGGATCGGTTGAAGGCCGGTTTTGTAGTGCGATTGGATGAACTCCAACCCGCCGCCCTGGAACGACGAGATCAGGTGATTGAGAAGCTGGAGCGGGCCGAGCAGGACTTCAGGACTCTGCTATCTGAGTTGCAGACTCAGGTGCAGCGGCAGCAAGAACTGACTCTGGAAAACCTGGAGCAATTAAAGACAGACTTTACGCCTCAACTGGCTGAACTCCGATCGGCCGTGCAGCACAAGCAGGAGCGGGTTCTGCAAAAATTGGACCACTCCGAAGCAGAGTTTGCCGATCGCCTGCTGGCGTTACAAACCGAAATGCAGGACCAGCGGCAACAGGTTGCGGCCAGGTTAGAGCAGGGAGCAGTCGAATTCACCGAGCAACTAGCCGAGCTAAAGTCGGTTGTGCAGCGCCATAAGGACTCGATCCTGAATAGCCTGGACCGCATGAAGGAGAACTTCGCCCCCGATCTATCTGCCCTGGAACAGGAGAGCCACGATCGGGTGGCCCAGAAGCGGGATGCCGTTCTGGAAAAATTGACCCAGGGGGAACAGGAGTTTGCCGCCCAACTGGAGAAACTCCGAACCAGCACAGCAGGCCAGCAGCAGACTCTGCTGCAGAAGCTGGAGCAGTTAGATGCTGAGTTTGCTACCCACCTGGCTGAGTTACAAGGGGCTGCTCAGGCCCAGAAGGAGCAGATTTTGCAGCAACTGGCAACCGCGTCCCCAGTGTCAGAAGAATTTGTAGCTGAACTGCAACAGCAAGTGCAAATGCTGCTGGGACAAATTGACTTCCTGAAATCTGCCCATCCCCGGCTGTTTGTGACAGTAGACAGTTACCTCACCCAGGGCAATAGCCTGCTCCTGGAAAACCGCTACCAGGAGGCGATCTCCCAGTATGATCAGGCGATCGATCTGCAACCGGAGAATCCGGCAATCTGGTATCAGCGGGGGCTGGCCCTCCAGAAACTGCAACAACATGCCAATGCCCTGCACTCCTTCGAAAGAGCCCTGAAATTCCAGCCCCAGGAACCCAAGACCTGGCTGAGCCTGGGCCTGACCCTGGGTAAACTGCGCCGCTACGAGGAAGCCATCAAGGCTTACGATAAGGCACTGGAGTTGAAGCGAGACTACGCAGAAGCCTGGGTGAATCGGGGGGTAGCTCTGGGTCTGTTGCAACGACATGAGGATGCCTTTGATTCTTTTGATAAGGCCGTTCAGTTCCACCCAGAAGATGCCACCGCCTGGTTCAATCGGGGGCTGGCCCTGGAAGAACTGGCCCGGTTTAAGGATGCCATCGAGTCCTTCGATGAAGTCCTGGACCTGAAGCCCGACTCCTTTAAAGCCTGGGAGAAACGGGGCAAAGCCCTGGTGCAGTTGGGGCGGGATCGGGAAGCGATCGCCAGCTTTGATAAAGCCCTGGAACTCCAACCAGACCATGCAGGAGCTTTCTACGGTAAGGCCATCTGCTATGCCCTCCGCAACCAGGTTGACCCAGCCCTGGAAAGTCTGGAGCGGGCGATCAGCCTGGATCAGGATTACCAGGAAACCGCTAGAACCGATCCGGCTTTTGAAGAACTGAGGGACGATCGGGCGTTTCGCCGTCTGATGGGTAAATAG
- a CDS encoding DUF2809 domain-containing protein gives MAPPYRLSLWVSLIVIIPIGYGLRFYGPGPEWLDDLLGGIAYEMFWILLLLLLLPKRSPASIAIGVCLVTCAMEVLQLWQNPVFKSLQATWLGRAVLGNTFTWSDFPNYVLGSGLGWLYVRFLHHHLTT, from the coding sequence ATGGCTCCACCCTATCGCCTGTCCCTATGGGTCAGCCTGATCGTCATCATCCCGATCGGCTATGGTCTGCGGTTTTATGGTCCGGGTCCAGAGTGGCTGGATGACCTGTTGGGTGGGATTGCCTATGAGATGTTCTGGATCCTCCTGCTGCTGCTCCTGCTGCCGAAACGCTCCCCGGCCAGCATTGCGATCGGGGTTTGTCTGGTCACCTGTGCCATGGAAGTGCTCCAGCTCTGGCAAAACCCAGTCTTTAAATCCTTGCAGGCTACCTGGCTGGGTCGGGCGGTGCTGGGCAATACCTTCACCTGGAGCGATTTTCCCAATTATGTTCTGGGGAGTGGCTTAGGCTGGCTTTACGTGCGTTTCCTGCATCACCATCTGACAACATGA
- the rlmD gene encoding 23S rRNA (uracil(1939)-C(5))-methyltransferase RlmD has protein sequence MNWQQGQRVEIDVTDLTDSGDGVGRVEQQVVFVPDTVPGDRVEVRLVRVKPQYAHGKVQQLLQASPHRIRPACIVADKCGGCQWQHIRYDYQLDAKRNLVVQALQRIGGLVEPPVEPTLRAGDALGYRNKATFPLSRSVQGQVQAGYYQKGSHHLINLNQCPIQDQRLNPLLAEVKQDIQQRGWAIYSEQHHRGRVRHLSLRVGRRTGELLLTLVVKDWSLVGAEEQAQAWLERYPGLVGVCLNWNGDRTNAIFGEETRCLAGRSYLAEEFAGLTFHIQPTTFFQVNTETAEALLQVIQAELQLQGQETLVDAYCGIGTLSLPLARQVQQVIGLEEQLNSVALARSNAALNQITNAEFHLGPVEDLLPALGSTPDVVLLDPPRKGCDRTVLEALRSRPVSRLAYVSCNPATLARDLKILCEDGLYQLTKVQPADFFPQTAHVECAAFLRSSPPVPG, from the coding sequence ATGAATTGGCAACAGGGCCAGCGAGTGGAAATAGACGTTACAGATTTGACAGACAGTGGGGATGGGGTCGGTCGGGTAGAACAGCAGGTGGTGTTTGTCCCGGATACAGTGCCGGGGGATCGGGTTGAGGTGCGTCTGGTACGGGTCAAGCCCCAGTATGCCCATGGCAAAGTGCAGCAACTGTTGCAGGCATCTCCACATCGGATTCGTCCGGCCTGTATTGTGGCGGATAAATGTGGGGGGTGTCAGTGGCAGCACATTCGATATGACTATCAACTGGATGCGAAGCGGAATCTGGTGGTGCAGGCGCTGCAACGGATTGGGGGGCTGGTTGAACCCCCTGTAGAGCCGACGTTGAGGGCTGGTGATGCCCTGGGGTATCGGAACAAGGCCACCTTTCCCCTCAGTCGATCGGTCCAGGGGCAGGTCCAGGCGGGCTACTATCAGAAAGGGAGTCACCATCTGATCAATCTGAACCAATGTCCGATTCAGGATCAGCGATTGAATCCACTGCTGGCTGAGGTGAAGCAAGATATTCAGCAGCGGGGCTGGGCGATTTATAGTGAGCAACACCATCGGGGGCGCGTCCGCCATCTCTCCCTGCGGGTTGGACGGCGCACGGGTGAGCTGTTGCTGACCCTAGTGGTGAAGGATTGGTCCCTGGTGGGAGCAGAGGAGCAGGCCCAGGCCTGGTTGGAACGCTATCCTGGCCTGGTGGGAGTTTGCCTCAACTGGAATGGCGATCGGACTAATGCCATCTTTGGAGAGGAGACCCGCTGTCTGGCCGGTCGGTCCTATCTGGCGGAGGAATTTGCGGGACTGACCTTTCACATTCAGCCAACCACTTTCTTCCAGGTGAATACAGAAACAGCAGAGGCGCTTCTGCAGGTGATCCAGGCAGAATTGCAATTGCAGGGACAGGAAACCCTGGTGGATGCCTACTGTGGGATTGGCACCCTATCCTTACCCCTGGCCCGCCAGGTGCAGCAGGTGATTGGCCTGGAGGAGCAACTGAACTCGGTGGCCCTGGCCCGATCGAATGCGGCCCTGAATCAGATTACTAACGCGGAATTTCATTTGGGCCCGGTCGAAGATCTGTTGCCTGCCCTGGGCAGCACCCCTGATGTGGTGTTGCTGGACCCACCCCGTAAAGGGTGCGATCGGACGGTTCTGGAAGCGCTGCGGTCCCGGCCTGTGTCTCGTCTGGCCTATGTCAGTTGTAACCCGGCTACCCTGGCCCGTGACTTAAAGATCCTCTGTGAGGATGGCCTCTATCAATTGACCAAGGTTCAACCGGCTGATTTCTTTCCGCAAACTGCCCATGTGGAATGTGCAGCCTTTTTGAGGTCATCCCCCCCAGTCCCTGGCTGA
- the apcD gene encoding allophycocyanin subunit alpha-B, whose amino-acid sequence MSVVSQVILNADDELRYPSSGELESIRKFLLTGEQRTRIAATLAENEKKIVQEASKQLWQKRPDFISPGGNAYGDKQRALCLRDYGWYLRLITYGVLAGDKSPIESIGLIGVREMYNSLGVPVPGMVESVRCLKRAALALLTDEDAAEAEPYFDYIIQAMS is encoded by the coding sequence ATGAGTGTAGTTAGTCAAGTTATTCTGAACGCCGACGACGAACTTCGCTACCCCAGCAGCGGTGAACTGGAAAGCATCAGAAAGTTTCTCCTGACCGGCGAACAGCGGACCCGCATTGCAGCCACCCTGGCAGAGAACGAAAAGAAAATCGTTCAGGAAGCCAGCAAGCAACTCTGGCAAAAACGTCCCGACTTTATTTCTCCTGGTGGCAACGCCTATGGGGATAAGCAACGGGCTCTCTGCCTGCGGGATTACGGCTGGTATCTGCGTTTGATCACCTATGGTGTGCTGGCTGGGGACAAATCACCGATCGAGAGCATTGGCTTAATTGGTGTGAGAGAAATGTACAACTCCCTGGGTGTCCCCGTACCTGGTATGGTTGAGTCTGTTCGTTGTCTGAAGCGAGCAGCTCTGGCCCTGCTGACCGATGAAGATGCAGCAGAAGCAGAACCCTACTTCGATTACATTATCCAGGCCATGTCCTGA